Proteins found in one Pongo pygmaeus isolate AG05252 chromosome 8, NHGRI_mPonPyg2-v2.0_pri, whole genome shotgun sequence genomic segment:
- the MASTL gene encoding serine/threonine-protein kinase greatwall isoform X6, which yields MEPTAGSKKEAGGGAATKEGVNRIPVPKPPSIEEFSIVKPISRGAFGKVYLGQKGGKLYAVKVVKKADMINKNMTHQVQAERDALALSKSPFIVHLYYSLQSANNVYLVMEYLIGGDVKSLLHIYGYFDEEMAVKYISEAALALDYLHRHGIIHRDLKPDNMLISNEGHIKLTDFGLSKVTLNRDINMMDILTTPSMAKPRQDYSRTPGQVLSLISSLGFNTPIAEKNQDPANILSACLSETSQLSQGLVCPMSVDQKDTTPYSSKLLKSCLETVASNPGMPVKCLTSNLLQSRKRLATSSASSQSHTFISSVESECHSSPKWEKDCQESDEVLGPTMMSWNAVEKLCTKSANAIETKGFNKKDLELALSPIHNNSALPTTGRSCVNLAKKCFSGEVSWEAVELDVNNINMDTDTSQLGFHQSNQWAVDSGGISEEHLGKRSLKRNFELIDSSPCKKIIQNKKTCVEYKHNEMTDCYTNQNTGLTVEVQDLKLSVHKSQQNDCANKENIVNSFTDKQQTPEKLPIPMIAKNLMHELDEDCEKNSKRDYLSSSFLCSDDDRASKNISMNSDSSFPGISIMESPLESQPLDSDRSIKESSFEESNIEDPLIVSPDCQEKTSPKGDENPAVQESNQKMLGPPLEVLKTLASKRNAVAFRSFNSHINASNNSEPSRMNMTSLDAMDISCTYSGSYPMAVTPTQKRRSCMPHQTPNQIKSGTPYRTPKSVRRGAAPVDDGRILGTPDYLAPELLLGRAHELKRHPLFSDVDWENLQHQTMPFIPQPDDETDTSYFEARNTAQHLTVSGFSL from the exons ATGGAGCCCACCGCAGGAAGCAAGAAGGAGGCCGGAGGAGGCGCGGCGACCAAGGAGGGCGTGAATAGGATCCCAGTGCCAAAACCGCCGTCCATTGAGGAATTCAGCATAGTGAAGCCCATTAGCCGGGGCGCCTTCGGGAAAGTGTATCTGGGGCAGAAAGGCGGCAAATTGTATGCAGTAAAG GTTGTTAAAAAAGCAGACATGATCAACAAAAATATGACTCATCAGGTCCAAGCTGAGAGAGATGCACTGGCACTAAGCAAAAGCCCATTCATTGTCCATTTGTATTATTCACTGCAGTCTGCAAACAATGTCTACTTG GTAATGGAATATCTTATTGGGGGAGATGTCAAGTCTCTCCTACATATATATGGTTATTTTGATGAAGAGATGGCTGTGAAATATATTTCTGAAGCAGCACTGGCTCTAGACTACCTTCACAGACATGGAATCATCCACAG GGACTTGAAACCGGACAATATGCTTATTTCTAATGAGGGTCATATTAAACTGACGGATTTTGGCCTTTCAAAAGTCACTTTGAATAGAG ATATTAATATGATGGATATCCTTACAACACCATCAATGGCGAAACCTAGACAAGATTATTCAAGAACCCCAGGACAAGTGTTATCGCTCATCAGCTCGTTGGGATTT aacacaccaattgcagaaaaaaatcaagaccCTGCAAACATCCTTTCAGCCTGTCTGTCTGAAACATCACAGCTTTCTCAAGGACTCGTATGCCCTATGTCTGTAGATCAAAAGGACACTACTCCTTATTCTAGCAAATTACTAAAATCAT GTCTTGAAACAGTTGCCTCCAACCCAGGAATGCCTGTGAAGTGTCTAACTTCTAATCTACTCCAGTCTAGGAAAAGGCTAGCCACATCCAGTGCCAGTAGTCAGTCCCACACCTTCATATCCAGTGTGGAATCAGAATGCCACAGCAGTCCCAAATGGGAAAAAGATTGCCAG gaAAGTGACGAAGTATTGGGCCCAACAATGATGAGTTGGAATGCAGTTGAAAAGTTATGCACAAAATCTGCAAATGCCATTGAGACGAAAGGTTTCAATAAAAAGGATCTGGAGTTAGCTCTTTCTCCCATTCATAACAACAGTGCCCTTCCCACCACTGGACGCTCTTGTGTAAACCTTGCTAAAAAATGCTTCTCTGGGGAAGTTTCTTGGGAAGCAGTAGAACTGgatgtaaataatataaatatggaCACTGACACAAGTCAATTAGGTTTCCATCAGTCAAATCAGTGGGCAGTGGATTCTGGTGGGATATCTGAAGAGCATCTTgggaaaagaagtttaaaaagaaattttgagtTGATTGACTCCAGTCCttgtaaaaaaattatacagaataaAAAAACTTGTGTAGAGTATAAGCATAACGAAATGACAGATTGTTATACAAATCAAAATACAGGCTTAACAGTTGAAGTGCAGGACCTTAAGCTATCAGTGCACAAAAGTCAACAAAATGACTGTGCTAATAAGGAGAACATTGTCAATTCTTTTACTGATAAACAACAAACACCAGAAAAATTACCTATACCAATGATAGCCAAAAACCTTATGCATGAACTCGATGAAGACTGTGAAAAGAATAGTAAGAGGGACTACTTAAGTTCTAGTTTTCTATGTTCTGATGATGATAGagcttctaaaaatatttctatgaacTCTGATTCATCTTTTCCTGGAATTTCTATAATGGAAAGTCCATTAGAAAGTCAGCCCTTAGATTCAGATAGAAGCATCAAAGAATCCTCTTTTGAAGAATCAAATATTGAAGATCCACTTATTGTATCACCAGATTGCCAAGAAAAGACCTCACCAAAAGGTGATGAGAACCCTGCTGTACAAGAGAGTAACCAAAAAATGTTAGGTCCTCCTTTGGAGGTGCTGAAAACGTTAGCCTCTAAAAGAAATGCTGTTGCTTTTCGAAGTTTTAACAGTCATATTAATGCATCCAATAACTCAGAACCATCCAGAATGAACATGACTTCTTTAGATGCAATGGATATTTCATGTACCTACAGTGGTTCATATCCCATGGCTGTAACCCCTACTCAAAAAAGAAGATCCTGTATGCCACACCAG ACCCCAAATCAGATCAAGTCGGGAACTCCATACCGAACTCCGAAGAGTGTGAGAAGAGGGGCAGCCCCCGTTGATGATGGGCGAATTCTAGGAACCCCAGACTACCTTGCACCCGAGCTGTTACTAGGCAGGGCACATG
- the MASTL gene encoding serine/threonine-protein kinase greatwall isoform X5, giving the protein MEPTAGSKKEAGGGAATKEGVNRIPVPKPPSIEEFSIVKPISRGAFGKVYLGQKGGKLYAVKVVKKADMINKNMTHQVQAERDALALSKSPFIVHLYYSLQSANNVYLVMEYLIGGDVKSLLHIYGYFDEEMAVKYISEAALALDYLHRHGIIHRDLKPDNMLISNEGHIKLTDFGLSKVTLNRDINMMDILTTPSMAKPRQDYSRTPGQVLSLISSLGFNTPIAEKNQDPANILSACLSETSQLSQGLVCPMSVDQKDTTPYSSKLLKSCLETVASNPGMPVKCLTSNLLQSRKRLATSSASSQSHTFISSVESECHSSPKWEKDCQESDEVLGPTMMSWNAVEKLCTKSANAIETKGFNKKDLELALSPIHNNSALPTTGRSCVNLAKKCFSGEVSWEAVELDVNNINMDTDTSQLGFHQSNQWAVDSGGISEEHLGKRSLKRNFELIDSSPCKKIIQNKKTCVEYKHNEMTDCYTNQNTGLTVEVQDLKLSVHKSQQNDCANKENIVNSFTDKQQTPEKLPIPMIAKNLMHELDEDCEKNSKRDYLSSSFLCSDDDRASKNISMNSDSSFPGISIMESPLESQPLDSDRSIKESSFEESNIEDPLIVSPDCQEKTSPKGDENPAVQESNQKMLGPPLEVLKTLASKRNAVAFRSFNSHINASNNSEPSRMNMTSLDAMDISCTYSGSYPMAVTPTQKRRSCMPHQQTPNQIKSGTPYRTPKSVRRGAAPVDDGRILGTPDYLAPELLLGRAHELKRHPLFSDVDWENLQHQTMPFIPQPDDETDTSYFEARNTAQHLTVSGFSL; this is encoded by the exons ATGGAGCCCACCGCAGGAAGCAAGAAGGAGGCCGGAGGAGGCGCGGCGACCAAGGAGGGCGTGAATAGGATCCCAGTGCCAAAACCGCCGTCCATTGAGGAATTCAGCATAGTGAAGCCCATTAGCCGGGGCGCCTTCGGGAAAGTGTATCTGGGGCAGAAAGGCGGCAAATTGTATGCAGTAAAG GTTGTTAAAAAAGCAGACATGATCAACAAAAATATGACTCATCAGGTCCAAGCTGAGAGAGATGCACTGGCACTAAGCAAAAGCCCATTCATTGTCCATTTGTATTATTCACTGCAGTCTGCAAACAATGTCTACTTG GTAATGGAATATCTTATTGGGGGAGATGTCAAGTCTCTCCTACATATATATGGTTATTTTGATGAAGAGATGGCTGTGAAATATATTTCTGAAGCAGCACTGGCTCTAGACTACCTTCACAGACATGGAATCATCCACAG GGACTTGAAACCGGACAATATGCTTATTTCTAATGAGGGTCATATTAAACTGACGGATTTTGGCCTTTCAAAAGTCACTTTGAATAGAG ATATTAATATGATGGATATCCTTACAACACCATCAATGGCGAAACCTAGACAAGATTATTCAAGAACCCCAGGACAAGTGTTATCGCTCATCAGCTCGTTGGGATTT aacacaccaattgcagaaaaaaatcaagaccCTGCAAACATCCTTTCAGCCTGTCTGTCTGAAACATCACAGCTTTCTCAAGGACTCGTATGCCCTATGTCTGTAGATCAAAAGGACACTACTCCTTATTCTAGCAAATTACTAAAATCAT GTCTTGAAACAGTTGCCTCCAACCCAGGAATGCCTGTGAAGTGTCTAACTTCTAATCTACTCCAGTCTAGGAAAAGGCTAGCCACATCCAGTGCCAGTAGTCAGTCCCACACCTTCATATCCAGTGTGGAATCAGAATGCCACAGCAGTCCCAAATGGGAAAAAGATTGCCAG gaAAGTGACGAAGTATTGGGCCCAACAATGATGAGTTGGAATGCAGTTGAAAAGTTATGCACAAAATCTGCAAATGCCATTGAGACGAAAGGTTTCAATAAAAAGGATCTGGAGTTAGCTCTTTCTCCCATTCATAACAACAGTGCCCTTCCCACCACTGGACGCTCTTGTGTAAACCTTGCTAAAAAATGCTTCTCTGGGGAAGTTTCTTGGGAAGCAGTAGAACTGgatgtaaataatataaatatggaCACTGACACAAGTCAATTAGGTTTCCATCAGTCAAATCAGTGGGCAGTGGATTCTGGTGGGATATCTGAAGAGCATCTTgggaaaagaagtttaaaaagaaattttgagtTGATTGACTCCAGTCCttgtaaaaaaattatacagaataaAAAAACTTGTGTAGAGTATAAGCATAACGAAATGACAGATTGTTATACAAATCAAAATACAGGCTTAACAGTTGAAGTGCAGGACCTTAAGCTATCAGTGCACAAAAGTCAACAAAATGACTGTGCTAATAAGGAGAACATTGTCAATTCTTTTACTGATAAACAACAAACACCAGAAAAATTACCTATACCAATGATAGCCAAAAACCTTATGCATGAACTCGATGAAGACTGTGAAAAGAATAGTAAGAGGGACTACTTAAGTTCTAGTTTTCTATGTTCTGATGATGATAGagcttctaaaaatatttctatgaacTCTGATTCATCTTTTCCTGGAATTTCTATAATGGAAAGTCCATTAGAAAGTCAGCCCTTAGATTCAGATAGAAGCATCAAAGAATCCTCTTTTGAAGAATCAAATATTGAAGATCCACTTATTGTATCACCAGATTGCCAAGAAAAGACCTCACCAAAAGGTGATGAGAACCCTGCTGTACAAGAGAGTAACCAAAAAATGTTAGGTCCTCCTTTGGAGGTGCTGAAAACGTTAGCCTCTAAAAGAAATGCTGTTGCTTTTCGAAGTTTTAACAGTCATATTAATGCATCCAATAACTCAGAACCATCCAGAATGAACATGACTTCTTTAGATGCAATGGATATTTCATGTACCTACAGTGGTTCATATCCCATGGCTGTAACCCCTACTCAAAAAAGAAGATCCTGTATGCCACACCAG CAGACCCCAAATCAGATCAAGTCGGGAACTCCATACCGAACTCCGAAGAGTGTGAGAAGAGGGGCAGCCCCCGTTGATGATGGGCGAATTCTAGGAACCCCAGACTACCTTGCACCCGAGCTGTTACTAGGCAGGGCACATG